Genomic window (Kangiella profundi):
TACTAATATATTCTTGAGCTTCATCAGAAGTCGGATAAAGCTCCATTAATTTCTCTCCATACCCACGCATGTTGCCACGTGCATCCAGGCTTTTTGCTATCTTATAACCCAACAATAGAGACTTCGCAGTTGGTTTTGTCTTCGCCTCAAAACGATACAAATAGGCTTCTGCTAAGCGGTGATTCTCAGTAACATAATTGACTTCTGCCATGCCATATAATGAACGAGCCAAATTAGGGTTATATGACAATGCTTTTTCAAAGTACTGTTTGGCAGGCTCAAATTTCTCGGCACGTATAGCGCAGAACCCTGCATTTTCATAGGCAGCCCCTACTGAAGTATAGTTTGGCTGCTCAACCGCTCTTAAAAAGTAACGAATTCCTTCATCGTACTTCTTGCGAGAATCACACAAAAAGACGCCATAAGCATTGAGGTAGTCCGCATTTCTTGGAGATTCTTTAATTGCCTTTTTGTAGTACTCTTCCGCTCTGTCATACTCATAAACAGTTTGATAGTAATAAGCTAAGCCATATAAAACATCCGGCATATCGGGTGCATGTTCGTATGCTTTTAGCAGATTATGTTTGGCCCATTCCATATGCCCAGCCTGCAAATACTGTAGGCCCAAAGATAAACGCTTAGCTGCAGCCTCTTTTGGCTCATATTTAGTACGTTGCTCAGCTCCATCCTTTGTCGCCACGCTAGTTGTTTCTCTGGTTGTAGTCTGACACCCAGCCAACATGACTACTAGAATAACCATCACCCACTTGGCATGCTTTGTCATTGCTTACTTCCTATCAATTTTTTATTGCTATTTATAATAAAAGTTTTACTCGGTAATTTCACGTTATGAGCTGATTTATTCAATAAATCAGGAAGTTGGACACAGTATAAGGCGCTTTAGTTCAGCGCCTTTAACAATTAATTAGCCAGATTTTCAACAACAATGTCCTTTTGGTATTGCTGACGACGTTGCTGACGTTTGGTTTTGTCATTGATCTTGCCAGCCAACTGACCGCATGCTGCATCAATATCATCGCCCCGAGTCCGTCGAGTCACTACAACATACCCTTTCTTGATTAAATAATCACTAAATAAATCAATAGCTTCCTGCGTCGAGGTCTGATAATTGGCTTGTGGGAATGGGTTAAATGGAATCAGGTTAATTTTACACGGCGTATTCTTCAATAGCTCAGCCAATTCTTTAGCATGCTTCAAGGTATCATTGACATCTTTCAACATCACATACTCAATCGTCACCTTGCGTGCGGCATTGGAGCGTTCCAGATAACGATGGACACTGGCCATAAGCTCTGAAATCGGGTACTTCTTATTAATAGGCACCAGCACATCACGTAATGGGTCATTAGGAGCATGCAGTGAAATAGCCAAGGCTACATCCACTTCATCGATCAAGCGGTCCAGTTGCGGTACCATCCCTGAAGTACTTAGAGTTACGCGACGTTTGGATAGCCCATAAGCCAGATCATCCATCATGATTTGCATGGATTTAACGACAGGATCAAAGTTTGCCAATGGCTCACCCATCCCCATCATAACGACGTTTGTCACTACCCGGTCATCGCTTTTATGCTTGCCATGCAGGTAGCGGGCAGCCAGCCAGACCTGTCCAATGATTTCTGCGGTAGTAAGGTTCCGGTTGAAGCCCTGGTAACCTGTAGAACAGAAAGTACACTCCAATGCGCAGCCGACTTGAGAGGAAACGCACAAAGTTCCACGATGGCGCTCTGGAATAAAGACCATTTCCACAGCCTGGCCGCCAGGTATTTTCAAAGCCCATTTGACCGTACCGTCTTTAGATTCTTGTACGCTAAGGACTTCAGGACCTTTGATTTCAGCAACTTCTTTCAGGCGCTCACGGCACACCTTGCTGATATTAGTCATTTCATCGAAATCTTCGACACCGAACTGATGAACCCACTTCATCACCTGCTGGGCACGGAATGGCTTTTCACCAAGTTCAACGAAGAACTCGACCATTTCATCGCGCGTCAGGTTGAGTAGATTGGTTTTTTCATTACTCATTACAGGACACCTTTACACGATTAATAACTAGAAGGGACTAGCTACAATCAAAATTTTGTACATTTTATGCGCAATTGCTATGAATAGCAAAGACACGCCTTTAAACAAAAGCTCTTATTAAAAAAGGGATGACATTATCATCCCTTTTCTATTTGTCTTACTAATCTCTTTATCGTTAAGAAAAAAATCACTCAGCCAACAAAGAAATTAAAAAAGCTACTAACTATTAAAAATTAGATATTTTGATTCAGTTCGCGGCGAAGCCTTTCGCGAGACTTGGAGTTAACAAATCGTTAATGAAACTCGAGCGAAAGGCTTTAACAAAGAAATGAACCAAAATAGCAATTTTTAACGAGTGCGAGGGCAAATCTCGTCAGCACTGAAGAAATAGTTGATTTCACGCTCAGCAGACTCTGGGCTATCTGAACCGTGGGCAGCGTTTTCATCTACAGATACTGCGTAATCTGCACGAATGGTACCGCGTAATGCTTCAGCAGGATTAGTTGCACCCATGATTTCACGGTTTGCTTTGATAGCGTTCTCGCCTTCTAGAACTTGAACCATTACTGGGCCAGAAGTCATGAAGTCAACCAAAGCACCAAAGAAAGGACGCTCTTTGTGTTCTGCGTAGAAGCCTTCAGCTTTCTCGCGTGAAAGGTGGATCATTTTTGCTGCAACGATGCGAAGACCAGCGCGCTCGAAACGGCTGTAGATTTCGCCAATAACATTTTTTGCAACTGCGTCTGGTTTTACGATAGAAAAAGTACGTTCGATAGCCATTTCGGACTCCATAAATATTCAGTCAAATGCTTCCTCAGCTATAAGTCAGCATTACAATAAGGATTCATAATAAAGGTTAAGGGGCTAGCACTTTGCCAACTTGGCTTTTGACTAACCCCTTAAAATCGCGCGCATTATACTGAATGTCTATTATTTGGGCAATGCGCAAGGCTTGATTTGTCGAGCTTTTGGGCCTAATGGTGGTGCATCATGTCATCAATATGCAATTGGCCTTCTGCTTCAAATGGAATTAACTGAAACAGCTCGTCTGACGCTTTCGTGGAAGTTTTTACTTCAATCTTTATTTTATAGGTACCTATATCCAGTGGGCTGCCAGATAAGTCCTTGAGCTCAAGACTGCCACCAAAACGCTCCTTCTGACCAGGTTGCAGGTTTATAGTCCGAAATGCCTGAGTGAACATACGGCCACTCGACCACTGACTCACAAGCTGGTCATTACGGTCATAAATATAAATATCGAACAACTGGCCACTGTTAAAAGTCAGTTCAACTGGCTCTGAGGTCTGATTGGTCAAAGTAATATATGCTTCGACACTATCAACTTCGTTAAGCATGACTGTTTCAGCCGGAAAAGTCGCTGAAACTTCAATGCCTTCATGTGCAGGATAATTCATGCCAGCCAGCTTAGCATACTCAAGTTCATAGTCCACCTCACCGGCAATGGTTAGCTCCGACCACTTAATCAGACCTGCCTCTTGTGAGAACCATGCCGATATCAAGCCTGCGTCATTACAGAAGCCATCGAAGTCAACTCGTACTACCGAACCAAAAGTTGCAGCCAAAGTGGTCATCGACTGACTTTTTTCAGCTACTATTGCGGACTGAGTACATGAATCAAGATTCACACTGTACCTTGTGCCAACAGGATCATTAAAATTAACCAACTTCACAGAACGGCTCTGTTCAGAAAGTGCTGAAATGAAGGTGTCAGTAGTTTTAAGCCACATCATCTCTTTTCCTAGATAATTACTTAATTGCTTCCACTGCGAGCTAAAACGCTCCGACAGCGCGATTGTTTGGCTTTTACCATGATTGGAAGTGAATTCTTTATAATCATTAAAGCTATCCAGTTCAGTAGCTTTAGCCATGCTGACAGCCATGATTGAAGTTGCGAAAAATACATTAATGATGTTGTTTTGTGTGTTCATAATATTACTCCTTTAACAATTAAATGGTGGTTGAAAACAACTCCATTCTGAGCAAAACACGAACAGCAACAAATGAATAAAACTACAGTTTCAAATCAATATTTTTAATAGATATCAATTAGTTATTAAGTTTCAAAACGTTAGAAAGGCTTGTCATACGGCTGTAAAATAATGAATAATTTGTGACAAATCAGATGTGACTTATGGTGTGAAACTGCGATGAATTTTATTTGATAAGCTTTTTTCAGTTTGGTTACCGGATGATGAAGTCGACACCAGTTTTACTTAGACGTATCGCGTTGGATCTGCGAACCCCTGCCCTACAAAACCCTGCTTGCGCAGACGGCAGGAGTCACAAACACCACAGGCCTTTCCATCATCGGTGGCCTTGTAGCAGGAAACTGTCTGACTGTAATCAACACCTAACTTCATACCTTCAGCAATGATTTGAGCTTTGGTGAGATTGATAAGCGGAGCTTCTATGGTGAGCTTCTGTCCCTCAACACCAGCTTTAGTGGCGAGATTAGCCATGGCCTCAAATGCCTTGATAAACTCAGGGCGACAATCGGGATAGCCGGAATAATCCACCGCATTAACTCCGATAAAGATATGATCAGCTTTTAGGACTTCTGCCCAACCCAAGGCAATTGATAAAAATACAGTATTACGAGCTGGAACATAGGTTACAGGAATCCCCTCTTCCAATCCTTCAGTGGGTACGTCAATAGAATGATCAGTTAGAGCAGAGCCACCAATTTGGCTCATATCGAGATTTACAACGATATGCTCTTTAGCATCCATTGATTCAGCAACTTTCTTGGCAGCATTGAGCTCAGCCAAACTGCGTTGGCCATAATTAAAACTCATCGCATAACAGTCATAGCCTTGCGATTTAGCAATCGCTAACGCTGTTGTGGAATCTAAGCCACCTGAAAGTAATACTACTGCTCGTTTGTTCATAATTATTTATCAACTAATACTGAAATCTAATATGGCGAAATTTCGTTTCATAGTTTGTGTTTCGCCACGCGGCGAGTTACTTTTCTTGAGTGGTCAAGAAAAGTAACCAAAAGAAGACCACCCCGTGATTGAGGTTTCGCTTCGCTCAACTCCCTTCGTCTCCGCCAAGCCACTTAACGCACCGTAAAATACGTTCCATCCCTGGCCCGAATTTTACTATTCAAAACATCCTGTTTTGAATTGCTATGTCTTGGCTACTACTCAGCTCAATCAAAAGGGGACTTTTGGTGCCCGCTGTTAGCCATTTAAAAACTTATCATATCAAGAAGCCACTAAGCACATATTAATCTTACGAGATTTCTACCTTCCCATATGCCGATTGGAAGGAGGGAAAATGCTCACTATGCGCGGCATTTAATCTGTAAAAAGAAGGAGCTTACTTTAGCTAAGTGACTTCTTTTTACAGATTGGATAACAAAGCAGATAAGTATTTTAGTCCTTCCAATCAGACGCCGGTGCGTTCACCCCAGATAAGCTTATGTAATTGAACCTGCATCCGAACCTTTAAACGGTCTTTCAATATCCACTCAGCCAGGTCAGCATACTCAACCTGCCCATAACTGGGCGAGAATAGAACTTCACATTTACTGGTAATATCGTACTGTTCGACCGTCATTTTGCACCATTCATAATCCTTTCTGCTGCAAATGACAAATTTAACCTGGTCAGTGGGCTTTAGATGCTCTATGTTGGAATAGAGGTTACGTGCCATTTCTTGTGAGTCAGGGGTTTTAAGATCCATGACAATCATCACTCGGGAGTCGAGTTCACTGATGTCATGCGCACCACCTGTTTCTGTTGAGACTTTGAACCCTTCATCACAGAGTAACTTGAAAAATTCGAACACTCTTTTTTGAGCTAACGGTTCGCCACCGGTAACACAGACATGCTCACAACCATATTGTTTAACCTCTGCCAGGATTTCCTCAAAAGTCATCCACTTCCCGCCACCAAAGGCGTAATCCGTATCACAATAGACGCAACGCAATGGGCAGCCTGTCAGGCGAACGAATACTGTCGGCACGCCAACGGTTAGGCTCTCACCCTGTAACGAGTGGAAAATCTCGGTAATGCGTAATTTACTCATGGAGTCAGCTCAAAATTCTGGCTAGAGGATAGAAATGGTGAAAATATGCGCGGATTGTAGCAAAAGCTGCCTATAAAGACAGCTTTTAGCTTTGATTTAGGACTTTATAGAGTATCCAGTTTGGCTTTAGCTAAACGGCCAGCAGTAGTATTTGGGAATAACTTACTGACTTGCTGATAAGTTGCTTTAGCTGCTGCTTTATCGCCTTTTAGCTCCTGAACCTGGGCAAGCTTTAACATTGCCTTATCTTTAATACTGGTTTCAGGAAACTTCTCATAGACAGACTTAAATTGCTTTTCAGCCTCAGGGTATTCTTTGTCGCTAAAATGTAATTGCCCCAATAGGTAATGAGCATTCGAAGCAAGAGGGTCTGTTGAGTAATCGGCAACGAAAGATTTAAACGCACTTTTAGCTTGCGGATACTTCTTTTCGTTAAATAAGGTAAAAGCCTGGTTGTAGGCCTGTTGAGCCCTTTCACTAGAGTTAGTTCCTGAACTTTCAGTCGAGCCAGAACTTAGCTCGTCAGTTTCGGAAGTGGAAAGCGCTGCGCCACCTTGCAGACGACGGTCAAGATCAAGATAGAGTTCCCGTTGCTGTTTAGTAAGCTGCTTAATTCGGTAATCCTGCTCTTCAACCTGTCCACGTAACTGGCGGACTTCTTGCTGGAGTTGATTCACTTGTAGGATCAACTCAGCCATAATTTGACTTTGTTGACTTGTTTGCTGTTGTTGGACTGCTGTAATGTCTCTGGCATCAACAACTGGTGCAGCGGCATTACTCACAGCCGAAGCTGTGAGTAATGTTGCACTCATAAGATTAAATACAACTTTTTTCATTACTGATATTTAATCTCTACTCGGCGGTTTTCTTGCCATGCTTCTTCGTTATGAGCTGGGTTAGCTGGAGCTTCTTCACCAAAGCTGATCACTTCAATGCTTGAATCAGAAACACCATAAGTTCTCATTAACTGAGCTACTGATTTTGCACGACGCTCACCCAATGCCAAGTTGTACTCTGGAGTACCGCGCTCATCAGCATGGCCTTCTAGTACAACACTTTTACCACTGCTTTGGATGTATTTAGCGTGAGCTTCTAGAAGTTC
Coding sequences:
- the pilW gene encoding type IV pilus biogenesis/stability protein PilW, with protein sequence MTKHAKWVMVILVVMLAGCQTTTRETTSVATKDGAEQRTKYEPKEAAAKRLSLGLQYLQAGHMEWAKHNLLKAYEHAPDMPDVLYGLAYYYQTVYEYDRAEEYYKKAIKESPRNADYLNAYGVFLCDSRKKYDEGIRYFLRAVEQPNYTSVGAAYENAGFCAIRAEKFEPAKQYFEKALSYNPNLARSLYGMAEVNYVTENHRLAEAYLYRFEAKTKPTAKSLLLGYKIAKSLDARGNMRGYGEKLMELYPTSDEAQEYISIR
- the rlmN gene encoding 23S rRNA (adenine(2503)-C(2))-methyltransferase RlmN; this encodes MSNEKTNLLNLTRDEMVEFFVELGEKPFRAQQVMKWVHQFGVEDFDEMTNISKVCRERLKEVAEIKGPEVLSVQESKDGTVKWALKIPGGQAVEMVFIPERHRGTLCVSSQVGCALECTFCSTGYQGFNRNLTTAEIIGQVWLAARYLHGKHKSDDRVVTNVVMMGMGEPLANFDPVVKSMQIMMDDLAYGLSKRRVTLSTSGMVPQLDRLIDEVDVALAISLHAPNDPLRDVLVPINKKYPISELMASVHRYLERSNAARKVTIEYVMLKDVNDTLKHAKELAELLKNTPCKINLIPFNPFPQANYQTSTQEAIDLFSDYLIKKGYVVVTRRTRGDDIDAACGQLAGKINDKTKRQQRRQQYQKDIVVENLAN
- the ndk gene encoding nucleoside-diphosphate kinase, with protein sequence MAIERTFSIVKPDAVAKNVIGEIYSRFERAGLRIVAAKMIHLSREKAEGFYAEHKERPFFGALVDFMTSGPVMVQVLEGENAIKANREIMGATNPAEALRGTIRADYAVSVDENAAHGSDSPESAEREINYFFSADEICPRTR
- a CDS encoding BsuPI-related putative proteinase inhibitor; the protein is MNTQNNIINVFFATSIMAVSMAKATELDSFNDYKEFTSNHGKSQTIALSERFSSQWKQLSNYLGKEMMWLKTTDTFISALSEQSRSVKLVNFNDPVGTRYSVNLDSCTQSAIVAEKSQSMTTLAATFGSVVRVDFDGFCNDAGLISAWFSQEAGLIKWSELTIAGEVDYELEYAKLAGMNYPAHEGIEVSATFPAETVMLNEVDSVEAYITLTNQTSEPVELTFNSGQLFDIYIYDRNDQLVSQWSSGRMFTQAFRTINLQPGQKERFGGSLELKDLSGSPLDIGTYKIKIEVKTSTKASDELFQLIPFEAEGQLHIDDMMHHH
- the queC gene encoding 7-cyano-7-deazaguanine synthase QueC, which translates into the protein MNKRAVVLLSGGLDSTTALAIAKSQGYDCYAMSFNYGQRSLAELNAAKKVAESMDAKEHIVVNLDMSQIGGSALTDHSIDVPTEGLEEGIPVTYVPARNTVFLSIALGWAEVLKADHIFIGVNAVDYSGYPDCRPEFIKAFEAMANLATKAGVEGQKLTIEAPLINLTKAQIIAEGMKLGVDYSQTVSCYKATDDGKACGVCDSCRLRKQGFVGQGFADPTRYV
- the queE gene encoding 7-carboxy-7-deazaguanine synthase QueE; its protein translation is MSKLRITEIFHSLQGESLTVGVPTVFVRLTGCPLRCVYCDTDYAFGGGKWMTFEEILAEVKQYGCEHVCVTGGEPLAQKRVFEFFKLLCDEGFKVSTETGGAHDISELDSRVMIVMDLKTPDSQEMARNLYSNIEHLKPTDQVKFVICSRKDYEWCKMTVEQYDITSKCEVLFSPSYGQVEYADLAEWILKDRLKVRMQVQLHKLIWGERTGV
- the ybgF gene encoding tol-pal system protein YbgF, with protein sequence MKKVVFNLMSATLLTASAVSNAAAPVVDARDITAVQQQQTSQQSQIMAELILQVNQLQQEVRQLRGQVEEQDYRIKQLTKQQRELYLDLDRRLQGGAALSTSETDELSSGSTESSGTNSSERAQQAYNQAFTLFNEKKYPQAKSAFKSFVADYSTDPLASNAHYLLGQLHFSDKEYPEAEKQFKSVYEKFPETSIKDKAMLKLAQVQELKGDKAAAKATYQQVSKLFPNTTAGRLAKAKLDTL
- the pal gene encoding peptidoglycan-associated lipoprotein Pal, with protein sequence MKRSVQLLLALTAALTLAACSTTKPEEEQVDTSAQDAAAQAEAEALARQRAAEEAERQRIAALLENNVVYFDFDDDSIRSEYVELLEAHAKYIQSSGKSVVLEGHADERGTPEYNLALGERRAKSVAQLMRTYGVSDSSIEVISFGEEAPANPAHNEEAWQENRRVEIKYQ